The Brachyhypopomus gauderio isolate BG-103 chromosome 1, BGAUD_0.2, whole genome shotgun sequence genome includes a window with the following:
- the necap2 gene encoding adaptin ear-binding coat-associated protein 2 codes for MADADYESILCVKPEVHVYRIPPRATNRGYRAADWKLDEPAWSGRLKITAKAKIAYIKMEDKNTGELFAQAPVEQYPGAAVEAVTDSSRYFVLKIEDGSGRHAFIGLGFADRGDSFDFNVALQDHFKWVKQEGELAKQEANQSSAPKLDLSFKEGQTIKISLGNIKKKDAAKSRPVGSGLLPPPPGVTGVKGGAILPTVGMPTSAPPTTSAPAQPNTGLLLDFGGQSAASQPSQDLWGDFTAAGSGTTQEPVKSGWVQF; via the exons ATGGCGGACGCCGACTACGAGTCAATACTTTGTGTTAAACCGGAGGTTCACGTTTACAGGATTCCTCCACGAGCTACTAACCGCGGTTATCG GGCGGCTGACTGGAAGTTGGATGAACCAGCGTGGAGCGGCCGGCTGAAGATCACAGCCAAGGCCAAGATCGCTTACATCAAGATGGAAGACAAGAACACAG GGGAACTGTTTGCACAGGCTCCTGTAGAGCAGTATCCTGGGGCTGCTGTGGAGGCCGTGACCGACTCCAGCCGCTATTTTGTGCTCAAGATAGAGGATGGCAGCG GACGACACGCGTTCATCGGTCTTGGGTTCGCTGACCGCGGAGACTCGTTTGATTTCAACGTGGCACTGCAGGACCATTTCAA gtgggtGAAACAGGAAGGTGAGCTGGCCAAGCAGGAGGCCAATCAGAGCTCAGCTCCCAAACTGGACTTGAGCTTCAAGGAGGGTCAGACCATCAAGATCAGTCTTGGG aACATTAAGAAAAAAGATGCTGCTAAGTCTCGGCCTGTGGGCAGCGGCCTGCTCCCGCCTCCTCCAGGTGTGACAGGTGTGAAAGGCGGGGCTATTCTCCCTACTGTTGGCATGCCGACGTCTGCACCACCTACTACATCAGCGCCCGCCCAGCCCAACACAG GACTGCTGCTGGATTTTGGAGGCCAGTCAGCTGCCTCTCAGCCCTCTCAGGACCTGTGGGGAGACTTCACTGCTGCTGGATCTGG cactACTCAGGAACCTGTGAAATCAGGATGGGTGCAGTTTTAA
- the LOC143511972 gene encoding SUZ RNA-binding domain-containing-like encodes MDEDDVSDNWEDAADSGEIERRLEAKLKINEKSNSKSSPVRTAVVIQDDSLPAAPPPQIRILKRPPSNGALGAQGASARPAHQVKSLAQREAEYAEARRRILGSASAEEPSQERQEAERPVLASGPSASESLRPNNHVIRQPLGPDGTTGFRLSR; translated from the exons ATGGATGAAGACGATGTGTCTGATAACTGGGAGGATGCTGCAGATAGCGGA GAGATTGAGAGACGATTGGAGGCGAAACTGAAAATCAATGAGAAATCTAA TAGCAAAAGCTCGCCTGTTAGGACCGCCGTGGTCATTCAGGACGATTCCCTGCCTGCGGCGCCCCCGCCTCAGATCCGTATCTTGAAGCGGCCCCCCAGCAACGGAGCCTTAGGGGCGCAGGGCGCGTCTGCTCGCCCCGCTCACCAAGTCAAGTCCTTGGCCCAGAGGGAGGCGGAGTACGCCGAAGCTCGAAGGAGGATCCTGGGGAGCGCCAGCGCCGAAGAACCATCTCAGGAAaggcaagaggcagagag ACCGGTTCTTGCCAGTGGTCCGTCAGCATCAGAATCTCTGCGGCCGAACAATCACGTCATCCGCCAGCCTCTCGGGCCAGACGGTACCACGGGTTTCCGACTCAGCAGATAG
- the fbxo42 gene encoding F-box only protein 42, which yields MSRSSDSEDGCFVDMDTEDSSTTLPGHAEDQTVEMKSGGVTGDLNADGSQQPGKSGQTVMGQLPEEVLEYILSFLSPYQEHKTAALVCKQWYRLIKGVAYQCYHGFLKAVQEGNIQWESRTYPYPGTPITQRFSHSACYYDFNQSMYVFGGCTQSSCNAAFNDLWRLDLNSKEWIRPLASGSYPSPKAGATLVMFRDLLVLFGGWTRPSPYPLHQPERFFDEIHTYSPSKNWWNCIVTTHGPPPMAGHSSSVINNTMVVFGGSLGARQMSNEVWVLDLDVWSWSKPTITGPAPHPRGGQSQIVIDSETLLILGGCGGPNALLKDAWLLHMGSPTWSWQQLRVENEEHGAPELWCHPACKVGQCVVVFSQAPSGRAPLSPSLNSRPSPISATPAPLGPEPPSLRSQSPVRSGAAGVILGSVEEAPCVNGRWGTLRPRPSAARGGARDGSPSSSQQPSPSQGPDSPPLHSLPPLLNGSSPSPRTSPSQAASPPSRPHSHAHVPTDYGWESPPPSSSASSSSSVAPPHEQPSTNGLHTPPPSISPQTPPGAVSPAALRRGLEAVKALSASASSSLPSSSSVNQPGAGSTSSSTPPAPSSASSSPPQAAAADGHSIPPIARRLGHHPPQSLNVGKPLYQSLNCKPMQMYVLDVHRAKANGVVSWRVYGSGGAPGAVTGPPETSLHTVVQGRGELIIFGGLMDKKQNVKYYPKTNALYFVRAKR from the exons ATGTCCCGGTCCTCTGACAGTGAGGATGGCTGTTTCGTTGACATGGACACAGAAGACAGTAGTACCACACTCCCGGGTCATGCTGAGGACCAGACTGTGGAAATGAAATCAGGCGGCGTCACCGGAGACCTGAATGCAGACGGCTCCCAACAGCCAGGGAAGAGTGGGCAGACAGTCATGGGGCAACTACCAGAGGAGGTGTTGGAGTACATCCTGTCTTTCCTTTCTCCATATCAGGAGCATAAGACTGCCGCCCTGGTGTGCAAGCAATGGTATCGTCTCATCAAAG GTGTGGCGTATCAGTGTTACCATGGATTCCTGAAGGCAGTGCAGGAAGGGAACATCCAGTGGGAGAGTCGCACCTATCCGTATCCGGGGACGCCCATCACGCAGCGCTTTTCCCACA GTGCATGTTACTACGACTTCAACCAGTCCATGTACGTGTTTGGAGGCTGTACACAGAGCAGCTGCAATGCTGCCTTTAACGACCTGTGGAGGCTCGACCTGAATAGCAAGGAGTGGATACGCCCGCTGgcatcag GGTCCTACCCGTCCCCTAAAGCAGGGGCCACACTGGTGATGTTCAGGGACCTGCTGGTGCTGTTTGGGGGCTGGACCCGCCCAAGCCCCTACCCCCTCCACCAACCAGAGCGCTTCTTCGACGAGATCCACACATACTCACCCTCCAAAAACTG GTGGAACTGCATCGTAACCACACACGGACCTCCACCCATGGCGGGTCACTCCTCGTCTGTCATTAATAACACTATGGTGGTGTTTGGAGGATCTCTGGGAGCTCGGCAGAT GAGTAATGAAGTATGGGTTCTGGATCTTGATGTGTGGTCCTGGTCCAAGCCCACCAtcacaggccccgcccctcacccTCGTGGTGGCCAGTCACAG ATCGTCATAGACAGTGAGACGCTGCTCATCCTGGGTGGTTGTGGGGGCCCCAATGCT ctgctaaaggatGCCTGGCTGCTGCACATGGGCTCCCCCACGTGGTCATGGCAGCAACTACGAGTAGAGAATGAAGAGCATGGAGCTCCTGAACTCTGGTGCCATCCAGcctgcaag gtcggCCAGTGTGTGGTGGTCTTCTCCCAGGCCCCTTCAGGTCGAGCTCCTCTGAGCCCCAGCCTTAACtcccgcccctcccccatcaGTGCCACGCCTGCCCCGCTGGGCCCTGAACCCCCCTCTCTGCGCTCCCAGTCCCCCGTGCGTAGTGGTGCCGCCGGTGTTATCTTGGGTTCCGTCGAGGAGGCTCCCTGCGTCAACGGCCGATGGGGAACACTCCGCCCCCGTCCGTCAGCGGCCAGAGGCGGAGCCAGAGATGGAAGCCCCTCCTCCTCGCAGCAACCTTCTCCGTCACAGGGCCCAGACAGCCCGCCCCTCCACTCGCTCCCCCCGCTGCTTAACggctcctctccctccccccgcACAAGCCCCTCCCAGGCTGCGTCCCCACCTTCACGGCCACACAGCCACGCGCACGTACCCACCGACTATGGCTGGGAGTCCCCACCTCCTTCTTCAtcagcctcctcctcttcctctgtagCTCCTCCCCATGAGCAGCCCAGCACCAATGGCCTGCACACACCCCCTCCTTCCATCTCACCTCAAACACCACCCGGCGCCGTGTCGCCCGCCGCTCTGCGCAGAGGCCTCGAGGCCGTCAAAGCCCTGTCTGCTTCTGCTTCATCCTCCctaccttcctcttcctcagtaAACCAACCTGGTGCAGGCTCGACCTCCAGCAGCACACCCCCTGCCCCttcctccgcctcctccagcCCGCCGCAGGCTGCAGCCGCTGATGGACACTCCATCCCACCAATCGCGCGCCGGCTGGGACACCACCCGCCCCAGAGCCTGAACGTGGGCAAGCCTCTGTACCAGTCACTCAACTGCAAACCCATGCAGATGTACGTGCTGGACGTTCATCGTGCCAAGGCCAACGGCGTGGTCTCGTGGAGAGTGTATGGTAGCGGCGGGGCCCCCGGTGCCGTCACGGGGCCCCCAGAAACCAGCCTCCACACGGTGGTGCAGGGCCGGGGAGAACTCATCATCTTTGGGGGTCTGATGGACAAAAAGCAGAACGTGAAGTACTACCCTAAAACCAACGCCTTGTACTTCGTCCGTGCAAAAAGGTAA
- the slc25a34 gene encoding solute carrier family 25 member 34, with protein MPHANFQQPTRTSAMTGVQLVSYSQSTAFITPSPMAPLPRSSATPAGPPRALWPPLDFTLGALACCGACVVTNPLEVVKTRLQLQGELRARGSYQRHYRGVLQALWVVGRSDGLRGLQKGLAAGLLYQGLMNGLRLGFYSYTEASGLTTALGGSLVAGAIAGALGAFVASPAYLVKTHLQAQSVAAIAVGHQHNHQGVSSAFAAIYRRDGIVGLWRGVNGAVPRVMVGSAAQLATFSSAKEWVAHGQWFSPNSWLIALTASMVSGVAVAITMTPFDVISTRLYNQPVDELKRGRFYSGFLDCLLKVWHVEGVLGLYKGMGPVFIRLAPHTVLSMFLWDVMRQKALQHQVV; from the exons ATGCCACATGCCAACTTTCAGCAGCCTACCAGGACATCAGCTATGACTGGCGTGCAGCTCGTGAGCTACTCACAAAGCACAGCGTTCATCACTCCGAGCCCCATGGCTCCTCTCCCCCGATCGAGCGCTACTCCTGCTGGGCCTCCCCGCGCCCTCTGGCCCCCGCTGGACTTCACCCTAGGGGCCCTGGCCTGCTGCGGGGCCTGCGTGGTCACCAACCCCCTGGAGGTGGTGAAGACACGGCTGCAGCTGCAGGGGGAGCTGCGAGCCCGGGGCAGCTACCAGCGGCACTACCGCGGCGTCCTGCAGGCGCTCTGGGTGGTGGGGCGCTCCGACGGCCTCCGCGGCCTCCAGAAGGGACTCGCGGCCGGCCTGCTCTACCAGGGGCTGATGAACGGGCTCCGGCTCGGGTTCTACTCCTACACGGAAGCCTCGGGCCTCACCACGGCCCTGGGGGGGAGTCTGGTAGCAGGTGCCATCGCAGGAGCCCTGGGAGCCTTTGTTGCCTCTCCTGCATACCTG GTGAAAACGCACCTGCAGGCTCAGAGCGTGGCGGCCATCGCTGTTGGTCACCAGCACAACCACCAG GGAGTGTCCAGTGCCTTCGCTGCCATCTACAGGCGAGATGGCATAGTCGGGCTGTGGAGGGGCGTTAATGGGGCTGTGCCCAGGGTCATGGTGGGGTCAGCGGCTCAGCTGGCCACCTTCAGCTCAGCAAAAGAATGGGTCGCCCACGGACAG TGGTTCAGTCCTAACAGTTGGCTGATCGCTTTGACTGCTTCTATGGTCAGCGGAGTTGCTGTGGCAATTACAATGACGCCATTCGATGTCATCAGTACGCGTCTTTACAATCAGCCTGTGGATGAGTTGAAAAGG GGTCGCTTCTACTCGGGTTTCCTGGACTGTCTGTTGAAAGTCTGGCATGTGGAGGGCGTGTTGGGTCTCTATAAGGGAATGGGCCCTGTTTTCATACGTCTGGCACCACACACCGTCCTCAGCATGTTCCTGTGGGATGTGATGAGACAAAAAGCTCTCCAGCACCAAGTGGTGTGA